From Thunnus albacares chromosome 22, fThuAlb1.1, whole genome shotgun sequence, the proteins below share one genomic window:
- the LOC122974193 gene encoding low affinity immunoglobulin gamma Fc region receptor III-like — translation MDQTSLQCLFFLISLLCCTTNQASLTVSPSSSQMFEGDSVSLSCEENDSSAGWTLRRNTTRETRAECGVDWGRSAGSSCNINNTDKIDSGVYWCESREGATSNSINITVTGGSVILQSPVLPVMEGDDVTLHCKTKTSNLPADFYKDGSLIRTDPAGHMTIHHVSKSDEGLYKCNSSSHGESPPSWITVTEKPTTTSQSTPLSTPTSTSTSTSSHLMLLSVPLVCGLVPLVLLVLLVRRCVQRKLKAAELDVGEDDITDDITYSGIKKWYHQSQPIRRSRECYSVAVFSAVKTTEGRR, via the exons TTCTGATCtcactgctgtgctgcacaACAAACCAAG CCTCTCTGACTGTGAGTCCCAGCAGCTCTCAGATGTTTGAAGGAGATTCTGTCTCTCTGAGCTGTGAGGAGAATGACAGCTCTGCTGGATGGACGCTGAGGAGGAACACAACCAGAGAAACCAGAGCTGAATGTGGAGTTGATTGGGGAAGATCAGCTGGTTCCTCCTGTAACAtcaacaacactgacaaaataGACAGTGGAGTTTACTGGTGTGAGTCCAGAGAGGGAGCAACCAGTAACAGCATCAACATCACTGTCACTG GTGGATCAGTGATCCTGCAGAGTCCTGTCCTCCctgtgatggagggagatgatgtcactctgcactgtaaaacaaagacCTCCAACCTCCCAGCTGATTTCTATAAAGATGGCTCCCTCATCAGGACTGATcctgcaggtcacatgaccatCCACCATGTTTCCAAGTCTGATGAAGGCCTCTACAAGTGTAACAGCAGCAGTCATGGAGAGTCTCCACCCAGCTGGATCACTGTCACAG agaaacccaccaccacctctcAGTCTACACCCCTCTCTactcccacctccacctccacctccacctcttctCATCTCATGTTGTTGTCTGTTCCACTTGTCTGTGGTCTGGTTCCACTGGTTTTACTGGTTCTACTGGTGAGACGTTGTGTTCAGAGGAAACTTAAAG CAGCTGAATTAGACGTTGGAgaagatgacatcacagatgaCATCACATACAGTGGCATCAAAAAATGGTATCACCAGTCACAGCCAATCAGACGGAGCAGAG AGTGTTATTCAGTTGCAGTTTTCtcagcagtgaaaacaacagaagGACGAAGATGA